In Deltaproteobacteria bacterium HGW-Deltaproteobacteria-6, a genomic segment contains:
- a CDS encoding CusA/CzcA family heavy metal efflux RND transporter has translation MIGKIIEASARNKFIIFLMVFFAVAWGLWTLKNTPLDALPDLSDTQVIIYTEWPGRSPDLVEDQITYPITSTLLAAPKVQAVRGFSFLGSSFIYVIFEEGTDIYWARSRILEYLQAVKNKIPADVNPVLGPDATSLGWGFSYAVVDESGGLNLAELRSLQDYNVKLALESVAGVSQVASIGGFVNQYQITVDPHRLSAYNLPLPKVMEAVRKSNRDVEGRVLEFSGTEYMIRGRGYLKAVKDLENIAVGASAAGTPVYLKDVARVQLGPEIRRGLADLDGKGEVTGGIVIVRFGENVLNVIERVKDKIKNDITPSLPKGVKIVTTYDRSDLIRRSIDTLKDEIIKLAIAVSIVCLIFLFHLPSALVVIVTLPIAIIISFICMYYLGVTSNIMSLSGIAIAIGAMVDASIIMVENAHKKLEEWEREGSPGARTEVIIAAAREVGPSLFFALLVITVGFLPVFTLEAQAGRLFKPLAYTKTFAMLFSSFLAITLTPVLMTLFIRGKIRPEEKNPVSRFLHKIYEPVAHLAIRFSKTVIVIAVIIMALTVYPFLKLGSEFMPPLYEGSLFYMPVTMPGVSAPEAARLLKMQDEILMKIPEVAQVFGKAGRAETATDPAPLEMFETVINLKPEAQWRKGMTSEKIKDEMNDALNIPGVANSFTMPIKARIDMLATGIRTPVGIKILGPNLEEIEKIGMNLEHHLRDVPGTRSVYAERVATGYFLDIVVNREAIARYGLAVDDVNEVIQAAIGGMNLTTTVEGRARYPVNIRYPRELRSDVDKLKRILVPVMAQGGALPAVASPMTGSGGIRQVPLGELADFRVIRGATSIKSEEGLMTSYVYIDMTGRDVGSYVEDARKKAATVKLPEGYRLVWSGEYEYILKTHERLKLIIPFTLLIIFVILFLNTRSVIKTAIVLLAVPFSLVGSFWFLYLLNYNMSIAVWVGIIALAGLDAETGVVMLLYLDLAYEKWKKEGLLRSKSDLRDAVMFGAVKRIRPKIMTVSVILAGLIPIMFSSGTGADVMKRIAAPMVGGVITSTILELIIYPAIYMLWRSRGLTKD, from the coding sequence ATGATCGGGAAAATCATTGAAGCTTCCGCCCGCAACAAATTTATCATTTTCCTCATGGTTTTTTTTGCCGTGGCCTGGGGATTGTGGACGCTGAAAAATACGCCGCTGGATGCTCTTCCCGACTTAAGCGATACACAGGTTATCATTTACACCGAATGGCCGGGGCGCAGCCCCGACCTGGTGGAAGATCAGATTACCTATCCCATTACCTCTACGCTGCTTGCCGCGCCGAAAGTCCAGGCGGTGCGCGGATTTTCCTTCCTGGGCAGTTCCTTTATCTATGTCATCTTCGAGGAAGGGACGGATATCTACTGGGCCAGAAGCCGTATCCTGGAATACCTTCAGGCCGTCAAAAATAAAATACCGGCTGATGTTAATCCGGTTCTGGGCCCCGATGCCACGAGCCTCGGCTGGGGATTTTCATATGCCGTGGTGGATGAATCAGGCGGACTCAATCTGGCGGAACTTCGTTCTCTTCAGGATTATAACGTCAAGCTGGCGCTGGAAAGTGTGGCCGGTGTTTCGCAGGTGGCGAGCATCGGAGGTTTCGTCAATCAATACCAGATTACCGTCGACCCCCATCGGCTGTCCGCCTATAATCTGCCCCTGCCCAAAGTCATGGAGGCGGTTCGCAAAAGCAACCGGGATGTAGAGGGGCGCGTGCTGGAATTTTCAGGCACCGAGTATATGATCCGGGGCCGGGGTTATCTTAAAGCGGTGAAGGATCTGGAAAATATCGCCGTGGGTGCAAGCGCGGCGGGTACTCCCGTCTATTTGAAAGATGTTGCCCGTGTTCAACTCGGGCCGGAAATTCGCCGGGGACTGGCCGATCTGGACGGGAAGGGCGAAGTCACCGGAGGAATTGTCATTGTCCGTTTCGGTGAAAACGTTCTCAATGTTATTGAGCGGGTTAAAGATAAAATCAAAAATGACATTACGCCAAGCCTGCCCAAGGGCGTAAAGATTGTTACGACGTATGACCGTTCCGATTTGATCCGCCGATCGATTGACACGCTCAAAGATGAAATTATCAAGCTGGCCATTGCGGTCAGTATTGTCTGTCTGATCTTTCTGTTTCATCTGCCGTCCGCGCTGGTCGTGATTGTCACGCTGCCCATTGCCATTATCATATCCTTTATCTGCATGTATTATCTGGGCGTCACTTCCAATATCATGAGCCTCTCCGGCATCGCCATAGCCATTGGCGCGATGGTGGACGCCTCCATCATCATGGTGGAGAACGCCCATAAAAAACTCGAGGAATGGGAGCGGGAAGGGAGCCCGGGCGCGAGAACGGAGGTCATCATTGCCGCCGCCCGCGAAGTCGGGCCTTCGCTTTTCTTCGCCCTCTTGGTAATCACGGTAGGATTTCTGCCAGTTTTCACCCTGGAAGCGCAGGCGGGACGGCTGTTCAAGCCGCTGGCTTATACCAAAACGTTTGCCATGCTTTTTTCGTCATTTCTGGCGATTACACTGACCCCGGTTTTAATGACCCTGTTTATCCGGGGTAAAATCCGGCCGGAAGAAAAAAATCCGGTGAGCCGTTTCCTGCACAAAATTTACGAACCCGTCGCTCATCTGGCGATCCGCTTCAGCAAAACGGTCATTGTTATTGCCGTCATTATTATGGCTCTGACGGTTTATCCCTTTCTGAAACTGGGATCGGAGTTCATGCCGCCGCTTTATGAGGGATCACTCTTCTATATGCCCGTGACCATGCCGGGCGTCTCCGCTCCGGAAGCGGCACGGCTGTTAAAAATGCAGGACGAAATCCTGATGAAAATTCCGGAAGTTGCTCAAGTCTTCGGCAAGGCCGGCCGCGCCGAAACGGCGACGGATCCGGCTCCGCTGGAAATGTTTGAAACCGTCATCAATCTGAAACCGGAAGCCCAGTGGCGCAAGGGCATGACGAGCGAAAAGATCAAAGATGAAATGAATGACGCGCTCAATATTCCCGGCGTGGCCAATTCATTTACCATGCCGATCAAGGCGCGCATTGATATGCTGGCTACCGGTATCCGCACGCCGGTGGGGATTAAAATTCTGGGTCCGAATCTGGAAGAAATCGAAAAGATCGGGATGAATCTGGAGCATCATCTGCGGGACGTTCCGGGAACGCGCAGCGTTTATGCGGAACGCGTGGCGACCGGTTACTTCCTGGATATTGTCGTCAACCGGGAAGCCATCGCCCGGTATGGCCTCGCGGTGGATGATGTGAATGAGGTGATTCAAGCCGCCATCGGCGGCATGAACCTGACCACAACCGTGGAAGGCCGGGCGCGTTATCCCGTGAATATCCGTTACCCGCGGGAACTGCGCAGTGACGTGGATAAACTTAAACGGATTCTGGTGCCCGTGATGGCGCAGGGAGGCGCTCTCCCCGCTGTTGCATCCCCGATGACCGGGAGCGGGGGCATCAGGCAAGTGCCGCTGGGAGAGCTTGCCGACTTCCGTGTGATCCGGGGGGCAACGTCCATCAAGAGTGAAGAGGGGCTGATGACCTCTTATGTCTATATTGATATGACGGGACGCGATGTCGGAAGCTATGTGGAAGATGCCCGCAAAAAAGCCGCCACCGTCAAATTGCCGGAGGGGTACCGGCTGGTCTGGAGCGGCGAATATGAATACATTCTGAAAACCCACGAACGTTTAAAGCTGATTATTCCTTTTACGCTGCTGATCATCTTTGTAATTCTTTTTCTCAATACCCGTTCGGTCATTAAAACGGCCATTGTTCTTCTGGCCGTGCCTTTTTCGCTGGTCGGTTCCTTCTGGTTCTTATACCTGCTCAACTACAACATGAGTATTGCGGTCTGGGTAGGTATCATCGCGCTCGCCGGTCTCGATGCCGAAACCGGCGTGGTCATGCTTTTGTATCTGGATCTGGCTTATGAGAAGTGGAAAAAAGAAGGATTGCTCAGGTCGAAAAGCGATTTGCGGGATGCCGTCATGTTCGGCGCCGTCAAACGCATTCGCCCGAAAATAATGACGGTGAGCGTCATACTGGCCGGCTTGATTCCGATCATGTTCAGTTCCGGCACCGGCGCCGACGTGATGAAGCGGATCGCCGCTCCCATGGTGGGTGGTGTGATAACCTCCACGATTCTTGAATTGATCATTTATCCCGCCATCTACATGCTCTGGCGGAGCCGGGGGCTTACGAAAGATTAA
- a CDS encoding Hsp20/alpha crystallin family protein: MMAEEKKELVRSEARPLMSLREFDKWFDEVLPRPFTPFFSRMRSGIEEELMPEVDIFERDGNVVLKAELPGMKKEDIEVTLTDGSITISGEKKKEDEIKRKDYYKLERSYGSFCRTFSLPTEVKGDKVKSTFKDGVLEVTMPKSDEAKSKEVKVKID; the protein is encoded by the coding sequence ATTATGGCGGAAGAAAAAAAAGAATTGGTCCGATCAGAAGCACGGCCTTTAATGTCTCTCAGGGAATTCGACAAATGGTTTGACGAGGTTCTGCCCCGTCCCTTCACGCCGTTCTTTTCCAGAATGAGAAGCGGCATTGAAGAAGAGTTGATGCCCGAAGTGGACATCTTTGAAAGGGACGGAAATGTGGTTTTGAAAGCGGAACTTCCCGGCATGAAGAAAGAAGACATCGAAGTGACGTTGACGGACGGCAGCATTACCATATCCGGAGAGAAAAAGAAGGAAGATGAAATCAAGAGGAAAGATTATTACAAATTGGAACGCTCCTATGGCTCATTCTGCCGTACCTTCAGTCTCCCCACGGAAGTCAAGGGGGATAAAGTTAAATCAACATTTAAGGACGGCGTTCTCGAAGTTACCATGCCCAAAAGTGACGAAGCCAAGAGCAAAGAAGTGAAAGTAAAAATTGATTAA
- a CDS encoding class I SAM-dependent methyltransferase, producing MLSQNDVINVLDETIQEYFEKPIDLLNNGSGAKGESEYIIRSKPSYIRTLQDVAKYIEKNLCLRNEPSEINILEMGAFLGVTSISLAKAGFSVTAMDIPEFMTNERLQLRYKRHHIKMLSQNLKTNRIPCEDDKYDVVMLCEVLEHLNFNPLPIIVEINRTLKSGGLLYLSLPNIARLTNRLKLLLGHSIHNPIDDFFAQLNGKDNMVVGLHWREYTANEIKYMFEKLGFLTLESYITSDTDFLINSSLRNAAKKVIYRVMPSLGFHQVHLFRKIKQPHVNFQFCDATQSK from the coding sequence ATGTTATCACAGAATGATGTCATTAATGTTCTTGACGAAACTATTCAAGAATATTTCGAGAAACCGATCGATTTGCTGAATAACGGAAGTGGGGCGAAGGGGGAATCTGAATATATCATTCGATCCAAACCATCCTACATCAGAACGTTGCAAGATGTAGCAAAATATATAGAGAAAAACTTGTGCCTTCGGAATGAACCTTCAGAAATTAATATTCTTGAAATGGGGGCTTTTTTAGGTGTTACATCGATATCGTTGGCTAAAGCTGGATTTTCAGTTACTGCAATGGATATTCCCGAATTCATGACCAACGAGAGACTTCAACTCAGATATAAACGGCACCATATAAAAATGTTATCGCAAAACCTGAAGACAAACAGGATCCCTTGTGAAGATGACAAATATGATGTCGTAATGCTGTGCGAAGTTCTTGAACATTTAAATTTCAATCCGTTGCCGATTATAGTTGAAATAAATAGAACACTAAAAAGTGGCGGTCTTCTCTATCTGTCATTACCTAATATAGCGAGATTGACGAATAGACTGAAGTTGTTATTAGGCCATTCAATTCATAATCCCATCGACGATTTTTTTGCTCAGCTCAACGGAAAAGACAATATGGTTGTTGGGCTGCATTGGCGCGAATACACTGCAAATGAGATAAAATATATGTTTGAAAAATTGGGATTTCTGACTTTGGAATCCTATATTACGTCTGACACCGATTTTCTTATAAATTCGAGCCTAAGGAACGCAGCAAAAAAAGTCATATATAGGGTAATGCCCTCTCTGGGCTTCCATCAGGTCCATCTGTTTCGTAAGATCAAACAACCGCATGTTAATTTCCAATTTTGCGATGCTACTCAAAGTAAATGA
- a CDS encoding class I SAM-dependent methyltransferase gives MRCKVCDHACKYFGKAFLLSKFNVNYFRCNSCGFIQTEKPYWLAEAYSSAISNLDVGLFSRNIYLSRVTRAVIGLFFDKKARFLDYGGGYGIFVRLMRDKGFDFYRYDKYCENLFARQFDVELDSSIPYELVTAFEVFEHFENPSDDIENILKFSSNILLSTELVPALLSGPDGWRYLGLEHGQHISFYTVKSLQEIAKRHGLNLITDGRYIHIFTRSQLPGILFRLICHAAIADIFNVFIRSNSLNDQGIRRTDL, from the coding sequence ATGAGATGCAAGGTGTGTGACCATGCGTGCAAATATTTTGGCAAGGCATTTCTGCTTAGTAAATTCAACGTCAATTATTTTCGTTGTAATAGCTGCGGCTTCATTCAGACGGAAAAACCATACTGGCTTGCAGAGGCCTATTCATCAGCAATCAGCAATCTCGATGTGGGACTGTTCAGCCGCAACATTTATCTCTCCAGGGTAACGAGAGCGGTTATAGGTCTGTTTTTTGACAAGAAAGCAAGATTCCTGGATTATGGCGGTGGTTACGGCATTTTTGTGCGACTGATGCGTGATAAGGGTTTCGATTTCTACAGGTATGACAAGTACTGCGAGAACCTCTTTGCCCGGCAGTTCGATGTTGAACTGGATTCATCGATTCCATATGAACTGGTGACGGCGTTTGAAGTCTTTGAACATTTTGAAAATCCTTCCGATGACATTGAGAACATATTGAAATTCTCATCGAATATTCTCCTTTCAACGGAACTGGTACCTGCATTGCTGTCGGGACCGGACGGCTGGAGATATCTCGGGCTTGAACATGGACAACATATCAGCTTCTACACCGTTAAATCTTTGCAAGAGATCGCTAAGCGACATGGCCTGAACCTGATAACTGATGGACGGTATATACACATTTTTACGAGAAGTCAGTTGCCGGGAATTCTCTTTCGATTGATTTGTCATGCTGCGATCGCGGATATATTCAATGTTTTCATTCGAAGCAACTCTTTGAACGATCAGGGCATTCGTCGAACGGATTTATAG
- the gspE gene encoding type II secretion system protein GspE: MEGPKMNQTITAVKIENLPKVPIVLDGLSNRFIRDSRIIPLEMKSNVLKVIMADPTSREVIDALRVALRAEVQVFSGDEKAIDDYIARYYGQESQEINKVIENIEDKGFEYSADDGEDVGHLKDLASEAPIIKLVNLIIARALESRASDIHVEPYEDELIIRFRIDGVLHNVETAPKKLQAAIVSRIKIMAKLNIAERRLPQDGRIRIKVSNKEIDLRVSSIPVLYGESIVMRILDKEGIVIDLERLGFADDMLLQFNKLIQKPNGIILVTGPTGSGKTTTLYGALDKINSPEKKIITVEDPIEYQLKGVNQIQLKPQIGLNFANTLRHIVRQDPDVIMIGEIRDLETAEIAVQSALTGHLVLSTLHTNDAPSAITRLLDLGLESFLLSSTIRGILAQRLVRIICPHCREINLPGDDPYNPALPGDTYHGKGCEKCAFTGYLGRLGIFELLVIDDQIRRLILKTTDAAELRQMAVKLGMKTILEDGNDKVRKGLTTLSEVYRVTQEV, translated from the coding sequence ATGGAAGGCCCGAAGATGAACCAGACGATAACCGCCGTTAAAATCGAAAATCTCCCCAAGGTTCCTATTGTTCTGGATGGATTATCCAACCGGTTCATCCGGGACAGCCGGATCATCCCGCTGGAAATGAAGAGCAATGTTCTCAAGGTCATCATGGCAGACCCGACCAGCCGCGAGGTTATTGACGCCTTAAGGGTCGCCCTGCGCGCGGAGGTTCAGGTCTTTTCCGGCGATGAAAAAGCGATCGATGATTATATCGCGCGATATTACGGCCAGGAGAGCCAGGAAATCAACAAGGTCATTGAAAATATCGAAGACAAGGGATTTGAATATTCCGCGGATGACGGCGAGGACGTCGGCCATCTTAAGGATCTGGCCTCCGAAGCGCCGATCATCAAGCTGGTGAACCTGATCATCGCCCGCGCTCTGGAAAGCAGGGCGAGCGATATTCATGTCGAACCTTACGAAGATGAATTAATCATCCGCTTTCGTATTGACGGCGTGCTCCACAACGTCGAGACAGCGCCTAAGAAATTGCAGGCGGCTATTGTTTCCAGAATAAAGATCATGGCCAAACTCAATATCGCCGAGCGGCGCCTCCCTCAGGACGGCCGCATCAGAATCAAGGTCAGCAACAAGGAAATCGACCTCCGCGTCTCCAGCATTCCCGTTCTTTACGGCGAAAGCATCGTCATGAGAATTCTCGATAAGGAAGGCATCGTTATCGATCTGGAACGTCTGGGATTTGCCGATGATATGCTTTTGCAGTTTAACAAGCTGATTCAAAAACCCAATGGCATCATCCTCGTTACCGGACCGACGGGCAGCGGCAAGACCACGACCCTTTACGGCGCCCTCGACAAAATCAATTCTCCCGAGAAGAAGATCATTACCGTCGAGGACCCGATCGAGTATCAGTTGAAAGGCGTCAACCAGATCCAGCTCAAGCCTCAGATCGGCCTCAATTTTGCCAATACCCTTCGCCACATTGTCCGGCAGGACCCCGATGTCATCATGATCGGAGAAATCCGGGATCTGGAAACAGCCGAAATTGCCGTGCAGTCCGCCCTGACCGGGCATCTGGTTCTCTCCACACTGCATACAAACGATGCGCCCAGCGCCATCACGAGGCTTCTGGATCTTGGTCTGGAAAGCTTCCTTTTATCATCAACGATCAGGGGAATACTGGCCCAGCGCCTCGTCCGCATCATTTGCCCCCATTGCAGGGAAATAAATCTGCCGGGGGACGATCCGTATAATCCGGCTTTACCCGGCGACACCTATCACGGCAAAGGATGTGAGAAATGCGCCTTCACGGGATACCTTGGCCGGTTGGGCATCTTCGAACTGCTGGTGATCGATGACCAGATCCGAAGGCTCATCCTCAAAACCACCGACGCCGCCGAATTAAGGCAAATGGCCGTCAAACTCGGGATGAAAACGATTCTCGAAGACGGCAACGACAAGGTCAGAAAAGGGCTTACGACTTTGAGTGAAGTATACCGGGTAACACAGGAGGTATAA
- a CDS encoding type II secretion system protein GspF gives MPIFSYRSTTREGIVAEGVIEAADQQAALDRIINTGVIPLEVKAAAASSFMSKFQHKTSTGDLVSFTAELQSLLEAGLPLDKGLNILSEISEHKKMKETIQSLLKSVRGGVSFSDALSKHPQIFPRFYVNMVRAGEQGGILGVTLERLNEFLESSKELKDHLISSMIYPAILFVTGGISIIVLLTFVLPRFSVIFAELGSALPVSTQILLMLSEGLKSYGWILLVAMIASWFALKNYIASDAGRYQWDGFKLKFMKDTIQKLETARFCRTLGTLLSSGVPLLQALNNSREVIGNRVIALAIEDVSKGAKEGRGISEPLAQTGIFPPLALSMIRVGEETGTIDQMLIRIAVIYEKSLKQAVKRLMSLLEPLMILFMGLVIGFIVVSMLLAVFSISDIPL, from the coding sequence ATGCCCATCTTTTCTTATCGCTCAACAACCCGGGAGGGAATCGTTGCCGAGGGAGTCATCGAGGCGGCAGATCAACAGGCGGCCCTGGACCGGATCATCAACACGGGCGTTATTCCCCTGGAGGTAAAAGCTGCGGCGGCAAGCAGCTTCATGTCAAAATTCCAGCACAAAACCAGCACGGGAGATCTGGTATCCTTCACCGCTGAACTGCAGTCCCTCCTAGAGGCGGGGCTCCCTCTGGACAAGGGCCTGAATATTCTTTCGGAAATCTCCGAACATAAAAAAATGAAAGAGACGATCCAGAGCCTGCTCAAATCCGTACGGGGCGGCGTTTCTTTTTCGGATGCGCTCTCCAAACATCCGCAGATCTTTCCCAGGTTTTACGTCAATATGGTTCGGGCCGGCGAACAAGGCGGGATTCTCGGGGTGACGCTGGAGAGGTTGAACGAGTTTCTCGAATCATCAAAAGAATTGAAAGATCACCTCATTTCTTCCATGATTTACCCGGCCATTCTTTTTGTAACGGGCGGAATTTCCATCATCGTCCTGCTCACTTTCGTCCTGCCCCGATTTTCTGTTATTTTTGCCGAGCTGGGAAGCGCGCTGCCCGTTTCGACACAAATCCTTCTGATGTTGAGCGAGGGCCTCAAATCGTATGGATGGATACTGCTCGTCGCGATGATTGCGTCATGGTTTGCCCTGAAAAATTATATTGCATCGGATGCGGGACGGTATCAATGGGACGGCTTCAAACTCAAGTTCATGAAAGATACGATCCAGAAACTGGAAACGGCCAGATTCTGCAGAACGCTGGGAACACTTTTATCCAGCGGGGTGCCTCTGCTTCAAGCTTTGAACAATTCCCGGGAAGTCATCGGCAATCGTGTCATCGCCCTGGCCATTGAAGACGTGTCCAAAGGCGCCAAGGAAGGACGAGGCATCTCCGAGCCCCTTGCCCAGACCGGCATTTTCCCACCCCTGGCTCTCTCCATGATCAGGGTCGGCGAAGAAACGGGCACCATCGATCAAATGCTGATACGGATTGCCGTCATTTATGAAAAAAGTCTGAAGCAGGCCGTGAAAAGACTCATGTCCCTCCTTGAACCGCTGATGATCCTTTTTATGGGACTGGTGATCGGTTTTATCGTTGTTTCCATGCTGCTCGCTGTTTTCAGCATATCGGATATCCCATTGTGA
- a CDS encoding efflux RND transporter periplasmic adaptor subunit, with the protein MKKINSRLIRSGCLLTAGCLAMVMASAVAAQDHSQHGQAAAKTAQAKPASRQKQQAVEPDREVPQVEISAGQQKLIGVKTVKAALAPMKRIIRTVGRVEADESRQATINAKIEGWIEKLYVNTTGSYITKGAKLAEIYSPELIATQQEFLTALKWTKQTAAGSSDGSRTASSAVNKLMAGDAAATLEAARQRLLLWDISASQIKRIEETGQPVRTLTLYAPVSGYVTQKMVVAGMRIMPGEKMFDIADLSSLWVIADIYEYELPFIKVGNRAVMTLAYLPGVEMTSQIDYIYPNLSAETRTIKVRLKIANRNNQLKPQMFGNVEIQINLGRKLVIPESAVVDTGRAMVVYVDLGNDAFEPREIKTGIKTDGYVEVLRGLKSGERVVASANFLVDSEAQLKGIKPLPSR; encoded by the coding sequence ATGAAAAAAATAAACAGCCGTCTGATCAGGTCAGGGTGCCTTTTGACGGCGGGATGTCTGGCCATGGTCATGGCATCGGCGGTCGCAGCCCAGGATCATTCGCAGCACGGGCAGGCGGCAGCCAAAACCGCTCAAGCCAAACCCGCTTCCCGGCAGAAACAGCAGGCAGTTGAACCGGATCGGGAAGTGCCGCAGGTGGAAATTTCCGCCGGGCAGCAAAAGCTTATCGGCGTGAAAACGGTGAAAGCCGCACTTGCGCCGATGAAAAGAATTATCCGGACCGTCGGGAGAGTGGAAGCCGATGAAAGCAGGCAGGCTACGATCAATGCCAAGATTGAGGGATGGATTGAAAAACTCTATGTGAATACGACAGGCAGTTACATCACAAAAGGCGCGAAGCTCGCTGAAATTTACAGTCCGGAGCTGATCGCGACCCAGCAGGAGTTTCTGACGGCTTTGAAGTGGACGAAGCAGACGGCCGCCGGTTCTTCGGACGGGAGCAGGACGGCCTCATCCGCAGTGAACAAGCTGATGGCCGGGGACGCGGCGGCAACATTGGAAGCGGCGCGCCAGCGACTGCTCTTATGGGACATTTCCGCAAGCCAGATCAAGCGTATTGAGGAAACCGGCCAGCCCGTGAGGACCTTGACTCTGTACGCGCCTGTTTCGGGTTATGTCACGCAAAAAATGGTCGTTGCGGGAATGAGGATCATGCCGGGTGAAAAAATGTTTGATATAGCTGATCTGTCCAGCCTCTGGGTGATTGCCGATATCTATGAGTATGAACTGCCCTTCATTAAAGTCGGAAACCGGGCGGTCATGACACTGGCCTATCTTCCCGGCGTGGAAATGACCTCACAAATTGATTACATTTATCCCAACCTCTCGGCGGAGACGCGAACCATCAAAGTGCGTCTGAAGATTGCGAATCGCAACAATCAACTCAAGCCGCAGATGTTCGGCAATGTGGAAATTCAAATTAACCTGGGCCGTAAATTGGTGATTCCGGAATCCGCCGTGGTGGATACGGGCAGGGCCATGGTCGTTTATGTGGATCTGGGCAACGATGCGTTTGAGCCGCGGGAAATCAAAACCGGGATTAAGACGGATGGCTATGTTGAAGTACTGCGCGGCTTGAAAAGCGGTGAAAGGGTCGTGGCATCGGCTAATTTCCTGGTGGATTCAGAAGCGCAGTTAAAGGGGATAAAACCCCTGCCTTCCAGATAG
- a CDS encoding DNA-binding response regulator produces the protein MKTTVLLVDDHKIFRDGLRTLIEKEGMEVVGEAENGRKTIKLAEKLLPNVIIMDVSMPDMNGIEATRKIISEMPAVKVIALSMHSDRRFVLGMLEAGASGYLLKDCAFGELSSAIKQVLTGNKYLSPKIADVVVKGYLNKSNDAFVGGASVLTSREREILQLIAEGLTAKEIADHVFLSVKTVETHRRNIMQKLNMRSTVDLTKYAIREGLTSLDT, from the coding sequence ATGAAAACGACAGTTCTTCTTGTTGATGATCACAAAATATTCAGGGATGGCCTGCGGACTCTCATTGAGAAGGAAGGCATGGAGGTCGTGGGCGAGGCGGAAAACGGCAGAAAAACCATCAAGCTCGCCGAAAAGCTGCTGCCCAATGTGATTATCATGGATGTCAGCATGCCGGATATGAACGGGATAGAAGCAACCCGGAAAATCATCTCGGAAATGCCGGCGGTAAAAGTCATTGCGCTTTCCATGCATTCGGATCGACGGTTTGTATTAGGCATGCTGGAAGCCGGCGCTTCGGGTTACCTTCTCAAAGATTGCGCCTTCGGAGAACTTTCCAGCGCGATTAAACAGGTCCTCACGGGAAATAAATATCTCAGTCCAAAAATTGCGGATGTTGTTGTCAAGGGATACCTCAATAAATCCAATGATGCTTTTGTCGGCGGCGCTTCCGTCCTGACATCGAGAGAAAGAGAAATTCTGCAGCTGATTGCGGAGGGACTGACGGCAAAGGAGATCGCCGATCATGTATTCCTGAGTGTCAAGACTGTAGAAACCCACCGTCGGAACATCATGCAGAAACTGAATATGAGAAGTACAGTGGACCTGACCAAATATGCCATCCGTGAAGGATTGACATCCCTGGATACCTGA